The genomic interval GATAAGGGAGATGAACAGTAATGAAAAAAACGATTTGGATTAAACATGCTGCCCAATTGGCTACGTTAGCATCTGAAGGAAAAGGTGCCCGGTCTAAAGAAGCTATGTCTGAGCTTGGATTGATCGAAGACGGAAGCGTATGGATTGAGGATGGTGTGATCCAAGCCGTAGGGACAACGAAAGAGCTTGAAAAACGCTTTTCGTCATTTGCACATGAAGCAGAAGTTGTTGATGCATCTAATCTTTTAGTTACTCCAGGACTCGTGGACCCTCATACACATGTTGTGTACGGGGGGAGCCGTGAACGTGAATTTGAAATGCGTCTTGAAGGTGCGACCTATATGGATATTATGAACGCGGGTGGAGGGATTCATGCGACCACCCGCATGACAAGAGAAGCAACAGAGGAAGAACTGATTGTACAAACAATGCGCCGACTCGATTCATTTCTTGCTCATGGTGTGACAACTGTAGAAGGGAAAAGCGGTTACGGCATGAACCTGGAAACCGAGCTTAAGCAGCTGCGCGTCATGAAAAAACTGCAGGAACAACACCCAATCGATCTCGTGCCTACCTTTATGGGAGCTCATGCCGTCCCTAAAGAATTTAAAGGGCGCGAAGATGAGTTTGTCGATCATTTGATTCATGACATGCTGCCTGTAGTAGCGGGGGAAAAACTAGCAGAATTTAATGATGTTTTTTGTGAAAAAGGTGTATTTACACCAGAACAATCAGAACGAGTGTTAGAAGCAGGAAAACGCTTTGGGCTGATTCCAAAAATCCATGCAGATGAAATCGAGTCTTATGGAGGGGCAGAATTAGCGGCAAAAGTAGGTTCTATTTCAGCCGAACATTTATTGAAAGCATCAGATCAAGGGATTAAGGCGATGGCGAAATCGGGGACAATCGCTTGTTTACTTCCGGCAACAGCATTGTATTTACGTGAAGAAGCTGCAGCAGGAAGAAAAATGATCGATGAGGGTGTCGCTGTAGCGATTTCAACTGACTGTAATCCTGGGTCATCACCAACAACCTCTATGCCGCTCGTCATGAATTTAGCTTGTATCTCAATGCGGCTAACACCTGCTGAAGCATTAACTGCTGCAACCTACAATGCTGCGTGTGCCATTAACCGAGAGAAACAAGTTGGATCGCTCGAAGTTGGTAAACAAGCAGATATCGTCTTGTGGAAAGTGAAAAATTATCAGGAATTGCAATATTTATTCGGTGTCAACCATGTGAAATCCGTTTGGAAAAAAGGTGTAAGGGTGGTGTGATGAGATGAGAGAGCATTGGCTTCAAGTGCCGGAATGGTCTTGGAATCATTCTACGGAAAATCAACCAACTTATGTCCATCACTGGGTTCAACAATTGAATGAAATCACACACACTCCTGATATGATTCTTTACGGAGCACCGATTTCGAGGTCTTCAATCAGTGTGTCAGGAGCTTCATTATATCCTACAGAATTTCGACGAATGTGGAAGGGATTTGCGACATTCAACTTGGATGAAGATGTCGACTTGACTTCTTTTCAAGTTGCAGATGCCGGGGATGTGACTATGCATACGACAGATATTCTATTATCACATCAGCATATTCAGGAGACGAGTGCCTATCTGGCAAGACGCTATCCACACACACGAACGTGTATGATTGGCGGTGACCATTCAACAACAGCCTGTGCTGTTCGCGGGATCAAAGAAGCTTTTACAAATGAAACGATTGGAATCCTGCAGCTTGATACACATCTTGATGTTCGTGATCCGGCAGAATTAGGACCAGCGAACGGAACACCCATCCGACAATTAATCGATGGCGATATTGTCAAAGGGAAGGACGTCATCAATATTGGTTTGCATGGCTATTATAATGCAAAACCACTTATTGACTATGCAAAAGAACACAACATTCAGATGGTGACCTTAAAGCAAGCCCGCAAGCAGGGCCTTATTCATACGATTCAACGTGCACTAGAGCAATTGTCAGCAAAAGTTGATCGCATTTACGTTACAGTTGATATGGATGTGCTTGATATTTCGGTTGCGCCGGGTGTACCGGCATCCACCCCTGGTGGTATGACTGCGATTGAACTGTTTGATAGTTTACTAGAAATCGGCAAGCATCCTGCTGTCCAGCATATTGATTTTGTTTGTTTAGACCCGAGTAAAGATTCGCCAGTTGCCGAAACAGTTAAGACTGGTGTGTATGCATGGCTGCAATTTATTTCGGGATGTATGTTACAGACTAGATAGAAAAATGATGTAATTGTTAATAAAAGGGGCTTTCTACCATGGAATGGCCCCTTTCCTTATGGGGATTTTTTTAGCAGATAAAGAGTAAAAAGATGAAAACAACTTATTACATAGGAGTGTAAACCATGAAAGTGTCCGTTCCTGCAGATCGAAATCAAATTCAAAACCCAGATCAAAAGCAAAGTGAATCAATGGATCTATTAACCTCAACTCAATCCATTATAAAAGATGCGGTTCAAAAATTAGGTTTTACCGATGAGATGTACGAGCTATTAAAAGAACCGCTTAGAATGATCACGGTCCGAATCCCGGTCAGAATGGATAATGGTTCGATTAAGATTTTTACAGGCTACCGTTCTCAGCATAATGATGCAGTAGGCCCAACAAAAGGGGGAGTTCGTTTCCATCCAGAAGTAAATGAAGCAGAGGTAAAAGCGTTGTCGATCTGGATGAGTCTTAAGTGCGGAATTACAAATCTCCCTTATGGCGGCGGAAAGGGTGGTATCATTTGCGACCCTAGGAAGATGTCGTTTGGTGAACTAGAGCGATTAAGCCGCGGATATGTTCGGGCGATCAGCCAAATCGTTGGGCCGACAAAAGATATTCCAGCACCTGATGTCTATACAAACTCGCAAATAATGGCGTGGATGATGGATGAGTATAGCCGTATTCGCGAGTTTGATTCTCCTGGTTTTATTACGGGGAAGCCGGTCGTTTTAGGAGGATCACAAGGTCGTGAAACAGCAACAGCCCGCGGTGTAACCATTTGTATTGAAGAAGCTGTAAAGAAAAAAGGAATAAAACTGCAAGGAGCGCGTATCATTGTACAAGGTTTTGGCAATGCTGGCAGTTTTTTAGCCAAATTTATGCACGATTCAGGAGCGCAGGTGATAGGTATCTCAGATGCACATGGCGCACTCTATGATCCAGAAGGGCTTGATATTGAGTACTTGCTTGATCGGCGCGATAGCTTTGGTACGGTAACAAATTTATTTTCAGATATCATCACAAATCAGGAATTACTCGAAAAAGAATGTGACATTCTAGTACCTGCTGCCATTTCAAACCAAATTACAGCACAAAATGCAGAACATATAAAGGCTTCAATTGTCGTAGAGGCAGCAAACGGACCAACAACACTTGAAGCAACAAAAATACTAGATAGAAGAGGCGTTCTACTTGTACCCGATATCCTTGCAAGTGCGGGTGGTGTCACCGTTTCTTATTTTGAATGGGTCCAAAATAATCAAGGATATTATTGGTCAGAGGAAGAAGTTACTACTAAACTAAGAAAAGTCATGGTCGATTCCTTTGATGATATTTATCAAATGTCACAGAAACATCAAGTTGATATGAGACTAGCTGCATATATGGTCGGAATAAGAAAACACGCTGAGGCTTCGCATTATCGGGGCTGGGTTTAAAAAGCTAAACATCTTTCAAGCTACCAAGAGTTTAATCGTGATCAACTAATTGGGGGAATTATCCATGTGGATTATCACTGCTCATTCAAAAAACAGCCTTAAAATGTTTGAGTTTTATACAAAAAAAGAAGCAAATGAAGTATTTGAGCGAATACAGGGTTATAAAATTCTTACAGAAGTAATTTATTTTAATGATCAATTTTCAGGTGGGAACTAACGAAATAAAGTCATAGTATTTTTCTTAAAGGGTTCCGTTTTAAGGTGCTATTCTTAAAATTCGTGCAAAAATGTCAGGTGTTTTGACATCGATATTGGAATTTATAATAGCGAAAACAAGTGTCATAATTTAAAAGTTATGACACAATTTTCCTAGTGCTATATTATCAAGGTAAAATAGGTGCATAAAATTGTTCATAAAGAGTGGTTCATTGGGGGTTACTTTAAGGTAAATTTAAATTAAAAAGAAACCCTTCCTTGAAGTGTTTTAGACTGT from Metabacillus sediminilitoris carries:
- the hutI gene encoding imidazolonepropionase encodes the protein MKKTIWIKHAAQLATLASEGKGARSKEAMSELGLIEDGSVWIEDGVIQAVGTTKELEKRFSSFAHEAEVVDASNLLVTPGLVDPHTHVVYGGSREREFEMRLEGATYMDIMNAGGGIHATTRMTREATEEELIVQTMRRLDSFLAHGVTTVEGKSGYGMNLETELKQLRVMKKLQEQHPIDLVPTFMGAHAVPKEFKGREDEFVDHLIHDMLPVVAGEKLAEFNDVFCEKGVFTPEQSERVLEAGKRFGLIPKIHADEIESYGGAELAAKVGSISAEHLLKASDQGIKAMAKSGTIACLLPATALYLREEAAAGRKMIDEGVAVAISTDCNPGSSPTTSMPLVMNLACISMRLTPAEALTAATYNAACAINREKQVGSLEVGKQADIVLWKVKNYQELQYLFGVNHVKSVWKKGVRVV
- a CDS encoding agmatinase family protein produces the protein MREHWLQVPEWSWNHSTENQPTYVHHWVQQLNEITHTPDMILYGAPISRSSISVSGASLYPTEFRRMWKGFATFNLDEDVDLTSFQVADAGDVTMHTTDILLSHQHIQETSAYLARRYPHTRTCMIGGDHSTTACAVRGIKEAFTNETIGILQLDTHLDVRDPAELGPANGTPIRQLIDGDIVKGKDVINIGLHGYYNAKPLIDYAKEHNIQMVTLKQARKQGLIHTIQRALEQLSAKVDRIYVTVDMDVLDISVAPGVPASTPGGMTAIELFDSLLEIGKHPAVQHIDFVCLDPSKDSPVAETVKTGVYAWLQFISGCMLQTR
- a CDS encoding Glu/Leu/Phe/Val family dehydrogenase; the protein is MDLLTSTQSIIKDAVQKLGFTDEMYELLKEPLRMITVRIPVRMDNGSIKIFTGYRSQHNDAVGPTKGGVRFHPEVNEAEVKALSIWMSLKCGITNLPYGGGKGGIICDPRKMSFGELERLSRGYVRAISQIVGPTKDIPAPDVYTNSQIMAWMMDEYSRIREFDSPGFITGKPVVLGGSQGRETATARGVTICIEEAVKKKGIKLQGARIIVQGFGNAGSFLAKFMHDSGAQVIGISDAHGALYDPEGLDIEYLLDRRDSFGTVTNLFSDIITNQELLEKECDILVPAAISNQITAQNAEHIKASIVVEAANGPTTLEATKILDRRGVLLVPDILASAGGVTVSYFEWVQNNQGYYWSEEEVTTKLRKVMVDSFDDIYQMSQKHQVDMRLAAYMVGIRKHAEASHYRGWV